The following are encoded together in the Culex pipiens pallens isolate TS chromosome 1, TS_CPP_V2, whole genome shotgun sequence genome:
- the LOC120417020 gene encoding protein mesh isoform X3, with translation MRWKGLLLLLCAVALLDRTIPVRADDGDGDDVIADDVTEEPSEDQDTEVAVSDGEEDAKEEDEDGLAALTRVDEDAVEVDSSATASEKPAGKKGKYYNYDDFLSNLDTYDPNYDWNDPMQRTQPNIPPNFQNDSSAYTITPARLAELRRQFLYPFYDRGGPEDIGDLQRDIHASMPQVHKNFNFQLPFFGFRFNYTRVSMNGFLEFSDPPEHYTYPLNFPIKDWPRRNDPSFIGIFFSKCRIGRIYDTDIDQRSPGVYFRMERDLQTRTDRLGVEMRERVMWDIREGVVGSDTFVPKHAIVTTWKNMSFAGGIDNSLFRTNSFQMILATDEVYTYAIFNYVIINWSSHTEAGGDTTGGEGGVPAYIGFNAGNGTQAYEYKPYSQASVLRDLTGRGWANGFPGRHIFRLDERIMLGTCNKDIDAAHLPLVFAPESGNMLGGTIVNITGPCFEPTDRVACRFDTEEVIGTFVDRNRVICVQPFLKAQGYIRFEISVGVERFKWKGRYFVETPQTATDRIFFETDDVHRRNPSEIRITWNRFNLTTNLNANIQISLWGYREATIRPELEYIDMIEPQLTNTGVYTIVPANFRLRDNPRNVDMQFGFLQINLTDPLQANRLGISPILWSKPIPLGWYFGPQWERIHGRNWPRALCDNWLMTDRFLRNFAHELSLCPCTLEHALLDKGRYLPDTDCDRDSNPTCLQHRGAIHCVRSGQPSAQGSEQQCCYDRNGYLMLSYDQMWGSRPRRNHNIGQMPWNEANKVPTLSTWFHDVRPYYSCCMWQDEQAVGCETFRFERRPSQDCIAYQSPAVGAVFGDPHIVTFDGLQYTFNGMGEFVLLRGNNGRERIDVQGRFEQVARNIHGQVMATQLTSVAARGNTSTVIEVRLRPRDAQWRYRLDVFADDRRIYFDRQSLKFQHFHGVTVYTPTYILNQSEVVIMFSSGVGVEVVENNGFMTARVYTPWSFINKTMGLFGNWSWNRADDLVTPGGAIVTPNLNNFETVHRQFAMLWMLSDREQEGIGRALFTREFGRTSSFFANESFVPEFRAEPAMFLPPNRTHDVQRAEELCGESYQCRYDFGMTLHREMAHFTKNYHASAINIQTINNERVISCGILETPRFGRKSNFQFTPGARVSFECNEGFFLIGDSRRICRENGQWDVPEYGFTECLRQEEHAARTAGQAVSFVVILLVPLALLGLLIGRGLLQRRMARQQNDLEG, from the exons ATGCGCTGGAAGGGGCTCCTGCTGCTGCTTTGTGCAGTGGCCCTGCTGGACAGGACAATTCCGGTGAGGGCGGATGATGGGGATGGTGATGACGTCATCGCTGATGACGTCACGGAAGAACCTAGCGAAGATCAGGATACGGAGGTGGCTGTGAGTGACGGTGAAGAAGATGCTAAGGAAGAGGATGAGGATGGTCTGGCAGCACTGACCAGGGTGGACGAAGATGCCGTCGAAGTGGATTCTTCGGCGACGGCTTCCGAGAAGCCTGCCGGGAAGAAGGGAAAGTACTACAACTACGACGACTTCCTGTCCAACCTGGATACGTACGATCCGAACTACGATTGGAATG ATCCCATGCAGCGAACCCAGCCCAACATTCCGCCCAACTTCCAGAATGACAGCTCGGCGTACACAATCACGCCGGCCCGCCTGGCGGAACTCCGCCGCCAGTTCCTGTACCCGTTCTACGATCGCGGAGGTCCCGAGGACATCGGTGACCTGCAGCGGGACATTCACGCGTCGATGCCCCAGGTCCACAAGAACTTCAATTTCCAGCTGCCGTTCTTCGGGTTCCGATTCAATTATACGCGAGTTTCCATGAACGGATTCTTGGAGTTTTCGGATCCTCCGGAGCACTACACGTACCCGCTGAACTTCCCGATCAAGGACTGGCCCCGGCGGAACGATCCGTCGTTCATTGGGATCTTCTTCTCCAAGTGCCGTATTGGCAGGATTTACGATACGGACATTGACCAGCGATCTCCCGGGGTGTACTTCCGGATGGAGCGCGATCTGCAAACGAGGACCGATCGGCTGGGCGTGGAGATGCGCGAGCGAGTCATGTGGGACATCCGCGAGGGTGTGGTGGGATCGGACACGTTCGTGCCGAAGCACGCGATCGTAACGACGTGGAAGAACATGAGCTTCGCCGGCGGTATCGACAACTCGCTGTTTAGG ACGAATTCCTTCCAAATGATTCTGGCTACCGACGAAGTGTACACGTACGCGATCTTCAACTACGTCATCATCAACTGGTCCTCGCACACTGAAGCTGGAGGTGATACCACCGGTGGAGAAGGAGGTGTTCCTGCTTAT ATCGGCTTCAACGCCGGCAACGGAACGCAAGCCTACGAGTACAAACCTTACAGTCAGGCGTCAGTTCTGCGAGACTTGACCGGTCGTGGCTGGGCTAACGGATTCCCCGGACGTCACATCTTCCGTCTGGACGAGCGAATCATGCTGGGAACGTGCAACAAGGACATAGACGCGGCGCATCTTCCGCTGGTGTTCGCACCGGAGTCGGGTAACATGTTGGGCGGTACGATCGTCAACATTACGGGACCGTGCTTCGAGCCTACCGATCGGGTCGCCTGTCGATTCGATACGGAGGAGGTTATCGGAACGTTCGTCGATCGCAACCGGGTCATCTGCGTGCAACCCTTCCTGAAAGCTCAGGGTTACATTCGGTTCGAGATTTCCGTTGGAGTGGAGCGATTCAAGTGGAAGGGAAGGTACTTCGTGGAGACCCCGCAGACCGCTACCGATCGAATCTTCTTCGAAACGGACGACGTGCATCGGCGCAATCCATCGGAGATTCGCATCACTTGGAACAGGTTCAACTTGACGACCAACTTGAACGCAAACATCCAGATATCCCTTTGGGGTTACCGGGAAGCTACGATTCG ACCGGAGCTGGAATACATCGACATGATCGAACCACAGCTCACGAACACCGGTGTCTACACGATCGTTCCCGCCAACTTCCGCTTGAGAGATAATCCGCGAAACGTTGACATGCAGTTTGGCTTCCTCCAGATCAATTTGACCGACCCGCTGCAAGCGAACCGGCTGGGCATTTCTCC AATCCTCTGGTCCAAGCCGATCCCGCTCGGATGGTACTTTGGTCCACAGTGGGAGCGAATCCACGGACGGAACTGGCCCCGTGCCCTCTGCGACAACTGGCTGATGACGGATCGATTCCTGCGTAACTTTGCCCACGAGCTGTCGCTGTGCCCCTGTACGCTGGAGCACGCCCTGCTGGACAAGGGTCGCTACCTGCCCGATACGGACTGCGATCGCGACTCGAACCCGACCTGTCTGCAGCACCGCGGCGCGATCCACTGCGTACGATCGGGTCAACCGTCGGCGCAGGGCTCGGAACAGCAGTGCTGCTACGATCGTAACGGATACCTGATGCTGTCGTACGATCAGATGTGGGGATCGCGACCCCGCCGGAACCACAACATCGGACAGATGCCCTGGAACGAAGCCAACAAGGTACCGACGCTGTCGACGTGGTTCCACGACGTCCGGCCGTACTACTCCTGCTGTATGTGGCAGGACGAGCAAGCCGTTGGTTGTGAGACGTTCCGGTTCGAGCGACGACCTTCGCAGGACTGTATCGCGTACCAATCACCGGCAGTTGGTGCCGTCTTCGGCGATCCTCACATCGTAACCTTCGATGGACTGCAGTACACGTTTAACGGCATGGGAGAGTTCGTGCTGCTCCGCGGCAACAACGGCCGGGAACGCATCGATGTGCAGGGACGCTTCGAACAGGTCGCTCGTAACATCCACGGTCAGGTTATGGCGACCCAGCTTACGTCTGTGGCCGCCCGTGGTAACACCTCAACGGTGATCGAAGTCCGGCTGCGACCGCGGGACGCCCAGTGGCGTTACCGGCTGGACGTGTTCGCCGACGACCGTCGCATCTACTTCGATCGGCAGAGCCTGAAGTTCCAGCACTTCCACGGTGTTACGGTGTACACGCCAACGTACATCTTGAACCAGTCCGAGGTCGTGATCATGTTTTCCTCCGGCGTTGGAGTGGAGGTCGTCGAGAACAATGGCTTCATGACGGCGCGGGTGTACACGCCGTGGTCGTTTATT aACAAAACGATGGGTCTCTTTGGCAACTGGAGCTGGAATCGAGCAGACGATCTGGTGACTCCGGGTGGCGCCATCGTAACTCCTAATTTGAACAACTTCGAGACCGTACACAGGCAGTTTGCGATGCTTT GGATGCTCTCGGACCGCGAGCAGGAAGGCATAGGGAGGGCGCTCTTCACGCGCGAGTTTGGCCGCACGTCCAGCTTCTTCGCGAATGAGTCCTTTGTGCCGGAGTTCCGCGCCGAGCCGGCGATGTTCCTGCCGCCGAACCGCACCCACGACGTCCAGCGGGCCGAGGAGCTGTGCGGCGAGAGCTACCAGTGTCGGTACGACTTCGGTATGACGCTGCACCGGGAGATGGCGCACTTTACCAAGAACTACCACGCGTCGGCTATCAACATCCAGACGATCAACAATGA ACGGGTCATATCGTGTGGAATCTTGGAGACGCCTCGGTTCGGACGCAAGTCCAACTTCCAGTTCACACCAGGTGCCCGCGTGTCGTTCGAGTGTAACGAGGGATTCTTCCTGATTGGAGATTCGCGTCGGATTTGTCGCGAGAACGGACAGTGGGACGTGCCAGAGTACGGGTTCACCGAGTGTCTAC GTCAAGAGGAGCACGCCGCTCGGACCGCGGGCCAGGCGGTGAGCTTTGTGGTGATTCTGTTGGTTCCGCTTGCCCTGCTGGGGCTGCTCATCGGCCGGGGACTGCTGCAGCGGAGGATGGCCCGCCAGCAGAACGATCTGGAAGGATGA
- the LOC120417020 gene encoding protein mesh isoform X1, which produces MRWKGLLLLLCAVALLDRTIPVRADDGDGDDVIADDVTEEPSEDQDTEVAVSDGEEDAKEEDEDGLAALTRVDEDAVEVDSSATASEKPAGKKGKYYNYDDFLSNLDTYDPNYDWNDPMQRTQPNIPPNFQNDSSAYTITPARLAELRRQFLYPFYDRGGPEDIGDLQRDIHASMPQVHKNFNFQLPFFGFRFNYTRVSMNGFLEFSDPPEHYTYPLNFPIKDWPRRNDPSFIGIFFSKCRIGRIYDTDIDQRSPGVYFRMERDLQTRTDRLGVEMRERVMWDIREGVVGSDTFVPKHAIVTTWKNMSFAGGIDNSLFRTNSFQMILATDEVYTYAIFNYVIINWSSHTEAGGDTTGGEGGVPAYIGFNAGNGTQAYEYKPYSQASVLRDLTGRGWANGFPGRHIFRLDERIMLGTCNKDIDAAHLPLVFAPESGNMLGGTIVNITGPCFEPTDRVACRFDTEEVIGTFVDRNRVICVQPFLKAQGYIRFEISVGVERFKWKGRYFVETPQTATDRIFFETDDVHRRNPSEIRITWNRFNLTTNLNANIQISLWGYREATIRPELEYIDMIEPQLTNTGVYTIVPANFRLRDNPRNVDMQFGFLQINLTDPLQANRLGISPILWSKPIPLGWYFGPQWERIHGRNWPRALCDNWLMTDRFLRNFAHELSLCPCTLEHALLDKGRYLPDTDCDRDSNPTCLQHRGAIHCVRSGQPSAQGSEQQCCYDRNGYLMLSYDQMWGSRPRRNHNIGQMPWNEANKVPTLSTWFHDVRPYYSCCMWQDEQAVGCETFRFERRPSQDCIAYQSPAVGAVFGDPHIVTFDGLQYTFNGMGEFVLLRGNNGRERIDVQGRFEQVARNIHGQVMATQLTSVAARGNTSTVIEVRLRPRDAQWRYRLDVFADDRRIYFDRQSLKFQHFHGVTVYTPTYILNQSEVVIMFSSGVGVEVVENNGFMTARVYTPWSFINKTMGLFGNWSWNRADDLVTPGGAIVTPNLNNFETVHRQFAMLWMLSDREQEGIGRALFTREFGRTSSFFANESFVPEFRAEPAMFLPPNRTHDVQRAEELCGESYQCRYDFGMTLHREMAHFTKNYHASAINIQTINNERVISCGILETPRFGRKSNFQFTPGARVSFECNEGFFLIGDSRRICRENGQWDVPEYGFTECLRKVFFTRRMAWITTGIVLAVMLPLIMCIVCGVYCFRKRKLKEDPDWRMPLPSRSASRTTLRNLNSDGSEYEDNTIKKVRRYDATYNTHEPLAGKPDIQFEPKKMDLDEEDITSSEGGEYRDRVVHDFQFTNLAGQKQLGRRRMMMDNDGTGEGGGAGPSMFSEDEDNTYPPPPTESPTAAYGAYSPTFSGIDRNSSFATEDASPVNVRRPAPFPPNAYGAGDPNAGQPLNQNVGLPARMDSRSTEV; this is translated from the exons ATGCGCTGGAAGGGGCTCCTGCTGCTGCTTTGTGCAGTGGCCCTGCTGGACAGGACAATTCCGGTGAGGGCGGATGATGGGGATGGTGATGACGTCATCGCTGATGACGTCACGGAAGAACCTAGCGAAGATCAGGATACGGAGGTGGCTGTGAGTGACGGTGAAGAAGATGCTAAGGAAGAGGATGAGGATGGTCTGGCAGCACTGACCAGGGTGGACGAAGATGCCGTCGAAGTGGATTCTTCGGCGACGGCTTCCGAGAAGCCTGCCGGGAAGAAGGGAAAGTACTACAACTACGACGACTTCCTGTCCAACCTGGATACGTACGATCCGAACTACGATTGGAATG ATCCCATGCAGCGAACCCAGCCCAACATTCCGCCCAACTTCCAGAATGACAGCTCGGCGTACACAATCACGCCGGCCCGCCTGGCGGAACTCCGCCGCCAGTTCCTGTACCCGTTCTACGATCGCGGAGGTCCCGAGGACATCGGTGACCTGCAGCGGGACATTCACGCGTCGATGCCCCAGGTCCACAAGAACTTCAATTTCCAGCTGCCGTTCTTCGGGTTCCGATTCAATTATACGCGAGTTTCCATGAACGGATTCTTGGAGTTTTCGGATCCTCCGGAGCACTACACGTACCCGCTGAACTTCCCGATCAAGGACTGGCCCCGGCGGAACGATCCGTCGTTCATTGGGATCTTCTTCTCCAAGTGCCGTATTGGCAGGATTTACGATACGGACATTGACCAGCGATCTCCCGGGGTGTACTTCCGGATGGAGCGCGATCTGCAAACGAGGACCGATCGGCTGGGCGTGGAGATGCGCGAGCGAGTCATGTGGGACATCCGCGAGGGTGTGGTGGGATCGGACACGTTCGTGCCGAAGCACGCGATCGTAACGACGTGGAAGAACATGAGCTTCGCCGGCGGTATCGACAACTCGCTGTTTAGG ACGAATTCCTTCCAAATGATTCTGGCTACCGACGAAGTGTACACGTACGCGATCTTCAACTACGTCATCATCAACTGGTCCTCGCACACTGAAGCTGGAGGTGATACCACCGGTGGAGAAGGAGGTGTTCCTGCTTAT ATCGGCTTCAACGCCGGCAACGGAACGCAAGCCTACGAGTACAAACCTTACAGTCAGGCGTCAGTTCTGCGAGACTTGACCGGTCGTGGCTGGGCTAACGGATTCCCCGGACGTCACATCTTCCGTCTGGACGAGCGAATCATGCTGGGAACGTGCAACAAGGACATAGACGCGGCGCATCTTCCGCTGGTGTTCGCACCGGAGTCGGGTAACATGTTGGGCGGTACGATCGTCAACATTACGGGACCGTGCTTCGAGCCTACCGATCGGGTCGCCTGTCGATTCGATACGGAGGAGGTTATCGGAACGTTCGTCGATCGCAACCGGGTCATCTGCGTGCAACCCTTCCTGAAAGCTCAGGGTTACATTCGGTTCGAGATTTCCGTTGGAGTGGAGCGATTCAAGTGGAAGGGAAGGTACTTCGTGGAGACCCCGCAGACCGCTACCGATCGAATCTTCTTCGAAACGGACGACGTGCATCGGCGCAATCCATCGGAGATTCGCATCACTTGGAACAGGTTCAACTTGACGACCAACTTGAACGCAAACATCCAGATATCCCTTTGGGGTTACCGGGAAGCTACGATTCG ACCGGAGCTGGAATACATCGACATGATCGAACCACAGCTCACGAACACCGGTGTCTACACGATCGTTCCCGCCAACTTCCGCTTGAGAGATAATCCGCGAAACGTTGACATGCAGTTTGGCTTCCTCCAGATCAATTTGACCGACCCGCTGCAAGCGAACCGGCTGGGCATTTCTCC AATCCTCTGGTCCAAGCCGATCCCGCTCGGATGGTACTTTGGTCCACAGTGGGAGCGAATCCACGGACGGAACTGGCCCCGTGCCCTCTGCGACAACTGGCTGATGACGGATCGATTCCTGCGTAACTTTGCCCACGAGCTGTCGCTGTGCCCCTGTACGCTGGAGCACGCCCTGCTGGACAAGGGTCGCTACCTGCCCGATACGGACTGCGATCGCGACTCGAACCCGACCTGTCTGCAGCACCGCGGCGCGATCCACTGCGTACGATCGGGTCAACCGTCGGCGCAGGGCTCGGAACAGCAGTGCTGCTACGATCGTAACGGATACCTGATGCTGTCGTACGATCAGATGTGGGGATCGCGACCCCGCCGGAACCACAACATCGGACAGATGCCCTGGAACGAAGCCAACAAGGTACCGACGCTGTCGACGTGGTTCCACGACGTCCGGCCGTACTACTCCTGCTGTATGTGGCAGGACGAGCAAGCCGTTGGTTGTGAGACGTTCCGGTTCGAGCGACGACCTTCGCAGGACTGTATCGCGTACCAATCACCGGCAGTTGGTGCCGTCTTCGGCGATCCTCACATCGTAACCTTCGATGGACTGCAGTACACGTTTAACGGCATGGGAGAGTTCGTGCTGCTCCGCGGCAACAACGGCCGGGAACGCATCGATGTGCAGGGACGCTTCGAACAGGTCGCTCGTAACATCCACGGTCAGGTTATGGCGACCCAGCTTACGTCTGTGGCCGCCCGTGGTAACACCTCAACGGTGATCGAAGTCCGGCTGCGACCGCGGGACGCCCAGTGGCGTTACCGGCTGGACGTGTTCGCCGACGACCGTCGCATCTACTTCGATCGGCAGAGCCTGAAGTTCCAGCACTTCCACGGTGTTACGGTGTACACGCCAACGTACATCTTGAACCAGTCCGAGGTCGTGATCATGTTTTCCTCCGGCGTTGGAGTGGAGGTCGTCGAGAACAATGGCTTCATGACGGCGCGGGTGTACACGCCGTGGTCGTTTATT aACAAAACGATGGGTCTCTTTGGCAACTGGAGCTGGAATCGAGCAGACGATCTGGTGACTCCGGGTGGCGCCATCGTAACTCCTAATTTGAACAACTTCGAGACCGTACACAGGCAGTTTGCGATGCTTT GGATGCTCTCGGACCGCGAGCAGGAAGGCATAGGGAGGGCGCTCTTCACGCGCGAGTTTGGCCGCACGTCCAGCTTCTTCGCGAATGAGTCCTTTGTGCCGGAGTTCCGCGCCGAGCCGGCGATGTTCCTGCCGCCGAACCGCACCCACGACGTCCAGCGGGCCGAGGAGCTGTGCGGCGAGAGCTACCAGTGTCGGTACGACTTCGGTATGACGCTGCACCGGGAGATGGCGCACTTTACCAAGAACTACCACGCGTCGGCTATCAACATCCAGACGATCAACAATGA ACGGGTCATATCGTGTGGAATCTTGGAGACGCCTCGGTTCGGACGCAAGTCCAACTTCCAGTTCACACCAGGTGCCCGCGTGTCGTTCGAGTGTAACGAGGGATTCTTCCTGATTGGAGATTCGCGTCGGATTTGTCGCGAGAACGGACAGTGGGACGTGCCAGAGTACGGGTTCACCGAGTGTCTAC GCAAGGTATTCTTTACTCGCCGGATGGCTTGGATCACCACGGGCATTGTCCTAGCCGTAATGTTACCACTGATAATGTGTATCGTGTGCGGTGTGTACTGCTTCCGGAAGCGCAAGCTCAAGGAAGACCCGGACTGGCGTATGCCTCTGCCGTCGAGATCGGCTTCGCGAACGACCCTCCGAAATTTGAACAGCGACGGTAGCGAGTACGAGGACAATACGATCAAGAAGGTCCGCCGGTACGATGCGACATACAACACGCACGAACCGCTGGCCGGCAAGCCGGACATTCAGTTCGAACCGAAAAAGATGGACCTGGACGAAGAGGACATCACGTCGTCGGAAGGAGGTGAATATAGAGATAGAGTTGTGCATGATTTCCAATTTACCAACTTGGCTGGTCAAAAACAACTAGGTCGCCGGCGCATGATGATGGACAACGACGGAACGGGCGAGGGCGGCGGCGCCGGACCTTCCATGTTCAGCGAAGACGAGGACAACACCTACCCGCCGCCTCCGACCGAATCGCCGACGGCCGCGTACGGAGCGTACAGCCCAACGTTCAGCGGAATCGACCGGAACAGTAGCTTCGCCACCGAGGACGCTTCACCCGTCAACGTGCGACGTCCCGCTCCGTTCCCTCCGAACGCCTACGGCGCCGGAGACCCCAACGCAGGTCAACCCCTGAACCAGAACGTTGGCCTGCCGGCCCGAATGGACAGCCGTTCGACCGAGGTCTAA